A single Loxodonta africana isolate mLoxAfr1 chromosome 24, mLoxAfr1.hap2, whole genome shotgun sequence DNA region contains:
- the YWHAB gene encoding 14-3-3 protein beta/alpha has protein sequence MDKSELVQKAKLAEQAERYDDMAAAMKAVTEQGHELSNEERNLLSVAYKNVVGARRSSWRVISSIEQKTERNEKKQQMGKEYREKIEAELQDICNDVLELLDKYLIPNATQPESKVFYLKMKGDYFRYLSEVASGDNKQTTVSNSQQAYQEAFEISKKEMQPTHPIRLGLALNFSVFYYEILNSPEKACSLAKTAFDEAIAELDTLNEESYKDSTLIMQLLRDNLTLWTSENQGDEADAGEGEN, from the exons ATGGATAAGAGTGAGCTGGTACAGAAAGCCAAACTCGCCGAGCAGGCTGAACGCTATGATGATATGGCTGCAGCCATGAAGGCAGTCACGGAACAGGGGCACGAACTCTCCAACGAAGAGAGAAATCTGCTCTCTGTTGCCTATAAGAATGTGGTAGGTGCCCGCCGCTCTTCCTGGCGTGTCATCTCCAGCATTGAACAGAAAACGGAGAGgaatgagaagaagcagcagaTGGGCAAAGAATACCGTGAGAAGATAGAGGCAGAGCTGCAGGACATCTGCAATGATGTTCTG GAGCTGTTGGACAAATATCTTATTCCCAATGCTACACAACCAGAAAGTAAGGTGTTCTACTTGAAAATGAAAGGAGATTATTTTAGATACCTTTCTGAGGTGGCATCTGGAGACAATAAACAAA ccactgtgtcgaaCTCCCAGCAGGCTTACCAGGAAGCATTTGAAATTAGCAAGAAAGAAATGCAGCCTACACACCCAATTCGACTTGGCCTGGCGTTAAATTTCTCAGTCTTTTACTATGAGATTCTAAATTCTCCTGAAAAGGCCTGCAGCCTGGCAAAAACG GCATTTGATGAAGCGATCGCTGAACTGGATACACTGAACGAAGAGTCTTACAAAGACAGTACCCTGATCATGCAGCTACTTAGGGACAATCTGACT CTGTGGACGTCGGAAAACCAGGGAGATGAAGCAGACGCTGGGGAGGGAGAGAACTAA